From one Chryseobacterium sp. 3008163 genomic stretch:
- a CDS encoding HPF/RaiA family ribosome-associated protein — MKISVQAIGLTPHEPLESHVDKKVSKLNTFYDKLQECKVFLKVENNSDKSNKTTELILVVPGEDIVVKKTSTSFEESLDQCVDAAKKLLIKKKELA, encoded by the coding sequence ATGAAGATTTCAGTACAAGCAATCGGCTTAACTCCACACGAACCGCTAGAGTCACACGTTGACAAAAAAGTAAGCAAGCTTAATACGTTTTACGACAAGCTTCAGGAATGCAAAGTGTTCTTAAAAGTAGAAAACAATTCAGACAAATCCAATAAGACAACAGAGCTTATTTTGGTAGTTCCGGGTGAAGATATCGTCGTGAAAAAGACAAGTACGAGTTTTGAAGAAAGTTTAGACCAATGTGTTGACGCGGCTAAGAAACTGTTAATCAAGAAAAAAGAATTAGCATAG
- the rpsU gene encoding 30S ribosomal protein S21: MLIIPVKDGESIDRALKKYKRKFDKTGTVRQLRSRQAFIKPSVTLRQSRLKAAYKQRGLSKEEQA, translated from the coding sequence ATGTTAATAATACCTGTAAAGGATGGTGAATCCATCGATAGAGCACTTAAAAAATACAAGAGAAAATTTGATAAAACTGGTACAGTTCGTCAATTAAGATCTAGACAAGCTTTTATTAAGCCTTCTGTAACTCTTAGACAATCTAGGCTGAAAGCAGCTTATAAGCAAAGAGGATTAAGCAAGGAAGAACAAGCTTAA
- a CDS encoding tyrosine-type recombinase/integrase → MREKFLDYLQLEKRYSPHTITSYRKDLDDFFSFYLKTEGSENIIKANKKTIRNFIVELSENDISKRSINRKLSSLRSFYLFLLRLGEIEVSPVETVTSLKFYAEKQIPMSVEEMEVLQDKILVNVDDILEKCIVEVLYQTGIRKAELCGLIFESVNLEGEQLKILGKGNKERYVPISPDLAKLLKGYLEIRKPHEDFKQYFFVNKKGKKLTEKFVYVVVNNYLSLVTSKEKRSPHILRHSFATHVLDNGAEISKVKEILGHSSLASTQVYTNANIEQLKKVFNQAHPRAVKKEEL, encoded by the coding sequence ATGCGAGAGAAGTTTTTAGACTATCTACAGCTCGAAAAGAGGTATTCGCCTCATACCATAACAAGTTACCGTAAGGATCTTGACGATTTTTTTTCTTTTTATCTTAAAACAGAAGGTTCAGAAAACATCATTAAAGCTAATAAAAAAACAATCAGAAATTTTATCGTTGAACTCAGTGAGAATGATATTTCAAAAAGAAGTATCAATCGCAAGCTGTCTTCGCTCCGAAGTTTTTATCTTTTTCTCTTAAGATTAGGCGAAATTGAAGTTTCTCCTGTAGAAACGGTTACTTCCCTTAAATTTTACGCAGAGAAGCAAATTCCTATGTCTGTGGAGGAAATGGAGGTGCTTCAGGATAAGATTCTTGTCAATGTTGACGATATCTTAGAGAAATGCATCGTGGAGGTTTTGTATCAAACAGGAATCAGAAAGGCTGAGCTTTGTGGCTTAATATTTGAGAGTGTAAACCTCGAAGGGGAACAATTGAAAATTTTAGGTAAAGGAAATAAAGAACGTTATGTTCCTATTTCACCTGACTTAGCAAAACTACTGAAAGGCTATTTGGAAATCAGAAAACCTCATGAAGATTTTAAACAATATTTCTTTGTCAACAAAAAGGGAAAAAAACTGACAGAAAAATTTGTTTATGTAGTGGTTAATAATTACCTTAGTCTTGTTACTTCGAAGGAAAAAAGAAGTCCGCACATCTTAAGACATAGCTTTGCTACGCATGTTTTGGATAATGGGGCAGAGATATCTAAAGTAAAAGAAATATTAGGGCATTCTAGTCTTGCAAGCACTCAGGTGTACACGAATGCCAATATAGAACAGTTGAAAAAAGTGTTTAATCAAGCTCATCCAAGAGCTGTTAAAAAAGAAGAATTATGA
- a CDS encoding response regulator transcription factor translates to MNILLLEDDLILSAELSKFLESNRFTTDRIYDGETFLRQIKSNSYDLYLLDINVPKINGLDVCQTIRSFDKNTPIIIISAYGDLSDKKDAFTRLADDYLVKPFQFEELLLRINSLLRRKVPSDTVDQDIIRVDDLIINKTEQKVFRAGNEIALTLKEFQLLTYLAEAQGRTVSKQQITENVWEHNFNTNTNTVEVYINFLRKKLDKDYKVKLIHTRSGFGYYLNPL, encoded by the coding sequence ATGAATATTCTTCTTTTGGAAGACGATCTCATTCTCTCTGCAGAATTGAGTAAGTTTTTAGAGTCAAACCGTTTTACCACCGACAGAATTTATGACGGAGAAACCTTTCTTCGCCAGATAAAAAGCAATTCGTATGATCTGTATCTTTTAGACATCAATGTTCCAAAGATCAACGGATTAGATGTTTGTCAAACCATTAGGTCTTTTGACAAAAACACACCTATTATTATCATTTCTGCTTACGGCGATCTTTCAGATAAAAAAGATGCGTTTACAAGATTAGCTGACGATTATTTGGTGAAACCATTTCAGTTTGAAGAATTACTATTGAGAATAAATTCTTTACTAAGAAGAAAAGTACCGTCTGATACTGTAGACCAGGACATCATCAGAGTAGATGATTTAATTATTAATAAAACCGAACAAAAAGTATTCAGAGCCGGGAACGAAATCGCTTTGACCTTAAAAGAATTTCAATTATTAACTTATCTGGCAGAAGCGCAAGGGAGAACGGTTTCAAAACAGCAGATTACAGAAAACGTTTGGGAACATAATTTCAATACCAACACTAATACGGTTGAAGTTTACATCAATTTTTTAAGGAAAAAGTTAGATAAAGATTATAAAGTTAAGTTGATTCACACGCGTTCCGGTTTCGGATATTATTTAAATCCTTTATAG
- a CDS encoding ATP-binding protein has product MSLKRKIALTLSISFSLLFGIVLIIIYVSFNDFRKEEFKERFVRRLDFTTNFISKSKNFVEEAPIFFNENSDNVLLNETILIFNAKKELIYSTIKDRKVTWDKNLLQEVDQKKAVHQENTYPEVYAALKNINGENYYILTSAFDANGQSKLDYLKYLLITAFITCALLIGFFSYYFMGKFLQPLEDLNKEISEVTAHKLTTQIPVEQSDDEISILAQSFNTMIVRLNDVFQSQKDFTASASHEIRTPITRMAFQLENLIKLEQHSPETLSALKQMLKDVYQLSDLTNSLLLLTKFDKENIQTIYEEVRIDEVIFESFERVQKSFPNLTMDFLISETTSDQAFLTIKGVQSLLNIVFINLFKNAAVYSDDSEAKVLITETESQLIVDVVSAGNTISMEEQPKLFDAFMRGNNSQNITGSGLGLRIAKRILEYHNAKIKYNSPAEHTNKFSVTFNK; this is encoded by the coding sequence ATGTCTTTAAAAAGGAAAATTGCGCTCACACTCAGCATTTCATTTTCATTACTTTTTGGTATTGTTCTTATCATTATTTATGTTTCTTTTAATGATTTCAGGAAAGAAGAGTTTAAAGAAAGATTCGTCCGTCGTTTAGATTTTACGACCAACTTTATTTCTAAATCTAAAAATTTTGTAGAGGAAGCTCCTATTTTCTTCAATGAAAATTCTGATAATGTCTTGTTGAATGAAACGATTTTGATTTTTAATGCTAAAAAGGAACTCATCTATAGTACCATAAAAGACAGAAAAGTAACCTGGGACAAGAATTTACTGCAGGAAGTTGATCAAAAAAAAGCAGTGCATCAAGAAAATACTTATCCTGAAGTCTACGCAGCTTTAAAAAACATCAACGGAGAAAATTATTACATTCTCACCAGCGCATTTGATGCCAACGGACAATCCAAATTGGACTATCTTAAGTATCTTTTGATTACTGCTTTCATCACCTGCGCCCTTCTGATTGGGTTTTTCAGCTATTATTTTATGGGTAAATTTCTTCAGCCGCTGGAAGATTTGAACAAAGAAATTTCTGAAGTGACCGCACACAAACTCACCACGCAGATTCCTGTTGAACAGTCCGATGACGAAATCAGTATTCTTGCGCAGTCTTTTAATACGATGATTGTTCGCCTGAATGATGTTTTCCAGTCACAGAAAGATTTTACCGCAAGTGCATCCCACGAAATTCGAACACCGATTACCAGAATGGCTTTCCAATTGGAAAATTTAATTAAACTCGAACAGCATTCGCCCGAAACACTTTCCGCTTTAAAACAAATGTTGAAAGATGTCTATCAGCTTTCAGATTTGACGAACTCTCTTCTGCTTCTCACAAAATTCGACAAAGAAAATATTCAGACGATTTACGAGGAAGTACGGATTGATGAGGTAATATTTGAATCTTTCGAGCGTGTTCAAAAAAGCTTCCCCAACCTCACTATGGATTTTCTGATTTCGGAAACCACTTCTGATCAAGCGTTTCTGACCATAAAAGGAGTTCAGTCGCTGCTTAATATTGTTTTTATCAATTTGTTTAAAAATGCTGCCGTTTATTCAGACGATTCCGAGGCTAAAGTTTTAATCACAGAAACAGAATCTCAACTCATCGTAGATGTCGTTTCAGCAGGAAATACCATTTCAATGGAAGAGCAACCCAAATTATTTGACGCCTTCATGCGTGGAAATAATTCTCAAAATATTACAGGCTCCGGCCTCGGACTCCGCATTGCCAAAAGAATCCTGGAATACCACAATGCGAAAATCAAGTACAATTCACCTGCTGAACATACTAATAAGTTTAGTGTTACTTTTAATAAATAA